From Streptomyces sp. HUAS MG91, the proteins below share one genomic window:
- a CDS encoding glycoside hydrolase family 32 protein, giving the protein MSERNDRNDPHDRNTPRLHVRPAAGQWCNDPNGPLFHDGRYHLFFQHNPARPVWGDIHWGHASSPDLMTWTDHGIALTPTPGSRDELGAWSGCAVVEDGVPTAVYTGMDRTDGIGSVMLARAADEAITTLKAEPEPVVPGPPPGLDLLAFRDPYLFSYEGQRWAVIGAGHRGAPGAGGRPDVLLYRVDSLTEWTYAGSLLDAAHPLAARHAAPADAWECPALLPTGDGRWILLLSLWAADITYSTTYLIGELAPSAAGLTFVPSSGGMLDHGRDLYAATALVEDDRTLLWGWSWESRTEEESVAAGWAGCLSHPREIGVHADGTVRLAPARELAGLRGAELTVGDALPAAYEIELDAVVGHPDSEVELRLGDTVALRLNPTRGLATLDRTNAAATSHHPLPRTARVTAVVPGGTRARLRVLVDGPLVEVFVDERAMLTEKVHPAPEGVIGVGVVRGAAEVRVSGWELG; this is encoded by the coding sequence ATGTCCGAGCGGAACGACCGGAACGACCCGCACGACCGGAACACACCCCGCCTCCACGTACGGCCCGCCGCCGGCCAGTGGTGCAACGACCCCAACGGCCCGCTCTTCCACGACGGCCGCTACCACCTCTTCTTCCAGCACAACCCGGCCCGGCCCGTCTGGGGCGACATCCACTGGGGCCACGCCTCCAGCCCCGACCTCATGACCTGGACCGATCACGGCATCGCGCTCACCCCGACCCCCGGCAGCCGCGACGAGCTGGGCGCCTGGTCCGGCTGCGCGGTCGTCGAGGACGGTGTGCCCACCGCCGTCTACACCGGCATGGACCGCACCGACGGCATCGGCTCGGTCATGCTCGCGCGCGCCGCCGACGAGGCGATCACCACGCTGAAGGCCGAGCCGGAGCCCGTCGTCCCGGGCCCGCCGCCCGGCCTCGACCTGCTCGCCTTCCGCGACCCGTACCTCTTCTCGTACGAGGGCCAACGCTGGGCCGTGATCGGTGCGGGGCACCGTGGCGCACCGGGCGCGGGCGGCCGTCCCGACGTGTTGCTCTACCGCGTCGACTCGCTCACCGAGTGGACTTATGCCGGCTCGCTCCTGGACGCGGCCCACCCGCTCGCGGCCCGCCACGCCGCGCCCGCCGACGCGTGGGAGTGCCCCGCGCTGCTGCCCACCGGGGACGGCCGCTGGATCCTGCTCCTGTCGCTGTGGGCCGCCGACATCACGTACTCGACGACGTACCTGATCGGCGAACTCGCGCCGTCCGCCGCCGGGTTGACCTTCGTTCCGTCCTCGGGCGGCATGCTCGACCACGGCCGCGACCTCTACGCCGCCACCGCCCTCGTCGAGGACGACCGGACCCTGCTGTGGGGCTGGAGCTGGGAGTCGCGTACCGAGGAGGAGTCCGTGGCCGCCGGCTGGGCGGGCTGCCTCAGCCACCCGCGGGAGATCGGCGTCCACGCGGACGGCACGGTGCGCCTCGCGCCCGCGCGGGAGTTGGCGGGGCTGCGAGGTGCCGAGCTGACCGTGGGGGACGCGCTTCCGGCCGCGTACGAGATCGAACTGGACGCGGTCGTCGGCCATCCCGACTCCGAGGTCGAGCTGCGCCTCGGGGACACGGTCGCGCTGCGGCTGAACCCGACGCGCGGGCTCGCCACCCTCGACCGGACGAACGCGGCCGCCACCTCGCACCATCCGCTGCCCAGAACCGCGCGGGTCACCGCCGTCGTGCCGGGCGGGACCCGGGCTCGGCTGCGGGTTCTGGTCGACGGTCCCCTGGTCGAGGTGTTCGTCGACGAGCGGGCCATGCTGACGGAGAAGGTGCACCCGGCGCCGGAAGGGGTGATCGGGGTGGGGGTCGTGCGGGGGGCCGCGGAGGTTCGGGTGTCGGGGTGGGAGCTGGGATGA
- a CDS encoding oligosaccharide MFS transporter translates to MTMQQEAASSAAGGHAQQDSGAAPGHSRRRVNFTLASAALFMFFVTWSLSWSLFSIWLTQDIGLSAGRSSLVISANAIGCLITMPVYGYLQDRLGLRKNLLYWIGGLMLLVGPMYIYVYGPLLKQHFALGLVVGSAYLAMAFAVAVATLESYTERLGRFHGFEFGRARMFGSLGWAAATFFAGRLFNIDPNLNFWAASVAAAVFVGLTVAIRVADGRRAAAVDEAASSVSLSDVKSLFSYPAFWGLLLFVVAVTATYNTYDAMFPSYFTSLFATEAEGNRMFSDLNSVQVFLEAGGMALAPFLVNRIGPKKSLLISGGIMAARILLSGLVTGALAISAVKLLHSVELPIMLIAIFKYINRHFEPRLSSTIYLVGFQLATQLGAAVISPLAGLGYDSIGYRGTYAVMGCCVAVVTAVSVLTLRPDSKGITLTGKEALA, encoded by the coding sequence ATGACCATGCAGCAGGAAGCGGCGTCGTCGGCCGCCGGCGGTCACGCCCAGCAGGACTCGGGGGCGGCCCCCGGGCACAGCCGGCGGAGGGTGAACTTCACCCTGGCCAGCGCCGCGCTCTTCATGTTCTTCGTGACGTGGTCGCTGTCCTGGTCGCTGTTCTCGATCTGGCTGACCCAGGACATCGGTCTGAGCGCCGGCCGCAGCTCGCTCGTGATCAGCGCGAACGCCATCGGATGTCTGATCACGATGCCGGTCTACGGGTACCTCCAGGACCGCCTCGGCCTGCGCAAGAACCTCCTGTACTGGATCGGCGGCCTGATGCTGCTGGTCGGCCCGATGTACATCTACGTGTACGGGCCGCTGCTCAAGCAGCACTTCGCCCTCGGCCTCGTCGTCGGCTCCGCCTACCTCGCCATGGCCTTCGCCGTCGCCGTCGCGACCCTGGAGAGCTACACCGAGCGCCTCGGCCGCTTCCACGGCTTCGAGTTCGGCCGGGCCCGCATGTTCGGCTCGCTCGGCTGGGCCGCCGCGACGTTCTTCGCGGGCCGCCTGTTCAACATCGACCCGAACCTGAACTTCTGGGCCGCGTCCGTCGCCGCCGCCGTCTTCGTCGGCCTGACCGTCGCGATCCGGGTCGCGGACGGCCGCCGCGCCGCGGCCGTCGACGAGGCGGCCTCCTCGGTCTCGCTCTCGGACGTGAAGTCCCTCTTCTCCTACCCCGCCTTCTGGGGTCTGCTCCTCTTCGTGGTCGCGGTGACGGCGACGTACAACACCTACGACGCGATGTTCCCCTCCTACTTCACCTCGCTCTTCGCCACCGAGGCCGAGGGCAACCGGATGTTCTCCGACCTCAACTCCGTACAGGTCTTCCTCGAAGCGGGCGGCATGGCGCTCGCGCCGTTCCTGGTCAACCGCATCGGGCCGAAGAAGTCGCTGCTCATCTCCGGCGGCATCATGGCGGCCCGGATCCTGCTCTCCGGCCTGGTCACCGGCGCCCTCGCGATCTCCGCGGTGAAGCTGCTGCACTCCGTCGAGCTGCCGATCATGCTGATCGCGATCTTCAAGTACATCAACCGCCACTTCGAGCCCCGGCTGTCGTCCACGATCTATCTGGTCGGATTCCAGCTGGCCACCCAGCTCGGCGCCGCCGTCATCTCCCCGCTCGCCGGGCTCGGCTACGACAGCATCGGCTACCGCGGTACGTACGCGGTCATGGGCTGCTGCGTCGCCGTCGTCACCGCTGTCTCCGTCCTCACCCTGCGCCCCGACTCCAAGGGGATCACCCTGACCGGAAAGGAAGCCCTGGCGTGA
- a CDS encoding carbohydrate kinase gives MIVVAGEALIDLVPQGGTGDPLAPLLPARGGGPYNTAVALGRLGADVAFCSRVSTDAFGAALVSRLEKEGVAVGLVQRGPEPTTLAVASVGEGGSAEYSFYTEGSADRLFAVPAQLPADVRALSVGTCSLVLEPGASAYEELMRRESARGVFVALDPNIRAGLIPDADAYRARFRSWLPYVSLLKLSEEDAQWLGGDIEGWLAAGPSAVVVTRGGEGLTAFTAGGGGSCSVPGVDVEVVDTIGAGDTVNAALLHALATRDRLSRAGLAGLGPADWSEVLRFAARAAAITCSRAGAEPPYAVELRGGA, from the coding sequence GTGATCGTCGTCGCCGGTGAAGCCCTGATCGACCTGGTGCCGCAGGGCGGCACCGGCGACCCGCTCGCCCCTTTGCTGCCCGCGCGCGGCGGCGGCCCGTACAACACGGCCGTCGCGCTCGGACGGCTCGGCGCGGACGTCGCGTTCTGCTCCCGCGTCTCTACCGATGCCTTCGGCGCGGCACTGGTGTCCCGCCTGGAGAAGGAAGGCGTGGCGGTCGGCCTCGTCCAGCGCGGCCCCGAGCCGACCACGCTCGCGGTCGCGTCCGTCGGCGAGGGAGGTTCGGCGGAGTACTCCTTCTACACGGAGGGCAGCGCCGACCGCCTGTTCGCGGTCCCCGCTCAATTGCCCGCCGACGTACGGGCGTTGTCCGTCGGCACCTGCTCGCTCGTCCTCGAACCGGGCGCGAGCGCGTACGAGGAGCTGATGCGGCGCGAGTCCGCCCGGGGCGTCTTCGTCGCCCTCGACCCGAACATCCGCGCCGGCCTGATCCCCGACGCGGACGCCTACCGGGCCCGCTTCAGGAGCTGGCTGCCGTACGTCTCCCTGCTCAAGCTCAGCGAGGAGGACGCGCAGTGGCTCGGCGGCGACATCGAGGGCTGGCTCGCGGCCGGCCCCTCGGCCGTCGTCGTGACCCGGGGCGGTGAAGGTCTGACGGCCTTCACGGCAGGGGGCGGCGGCTCCTGCTCGGTGCCCGGCGTGGACGTCGAGGTCGTCGACACGATCGGGGCCGGCGACACGGTGAACGCGGCACTGCTGCACGCCCTCGCCACCCGCGACCGCCTCTCCCGTGCGGGGCTCGCCGGACTCGGCCCGGCCGACTGGAGCGAGGTCCTGCGGTTCGCGGCACGGGCGGCGGCCATCACCTGCTCACGGGCCGGGGCGGAGCCGCCGTACGCCGTGGAGTTGCGCGGGGGCGCGTGA
- a CDS encoding Ig-like domain-containing protein, with the protein MTLVRLRRRGRSRSGPAPRTAGFLPVLALLGLVLAAPAQARADTAFSAKVDFGTAATAPVSGYALDYGQPFGARTGAGQGSGLSYGWVGLTNSTPLDLTGNGRDRGTAEPDRLLATFVHMQLPASSAGVKTPGRWEMAVPDGTYTVTVAVGDATSVDSTHALQIENQNAVDGFVPTSASRYRTATVQAAVADGRLTISPVGGSNTKIAYVTVAPLADAAAHPEVRTVTPANTATGAAPTGSVVADLRLVGPGVDTASLTSGTVTLQESVTGAAVPAHVITSGGGDVINLSPTTALKANTRYRFTVTSGARDLDGRAFTPWTSVFTTGAGGGTGGIAFDKVATSATGKSFASVLKGPDGRLYASTLDGYIMRYAIAADGTLSGAETISTVRADATARGLPGAPNRSVIGMAFDPSSTAAAPVLWITSNTMYAGGTPNEPDWSSSIARLSGPGLTTYTEVISHLPRSVKDHETNSLAFGPDGALYVTQGANNAMGAADPTWGNRPEHLLNAAVLRLDPAKLPASGAVDVRTESPGTYDPFAADAPLTLYATGVRNAYDLVWHTNGHLYTPTNGSAAGGNTPATPTPLPAACSRRIDAATAGAYSGPTVPGITSNPVAETDYVFDVKKNRYYGHPNPARCEWVLAGGNPTSDTTPFEVTGYPVGTRPDRNLDAAGMYDAGLHASADGVVEYRGDAFGGALKGTLLVVRYSSGQDIEVFGVDAQGRLSAPTTGITGFTGFQQPLDITEDTTKGTLYVTEQGASKITLLRPRVTSAAGSAGH; encoded by the coding sequence GTGACCCTGGTACGCCTTCGAAGACGCGGGCGCTCACGGAGCGGGCCCGCGCCCCGCACGGCGGGCTTCCTGCCCGTCCTGGCCCTCCTCGGTCTCGTACTGGCGGCTCCCGCGCAGGCACGCGCGGACACCGCCTTCTCGGCGAAGGTCGACTTCGGCACCGCGGCCACCGCGCCCGTGAGCGGTTACGCACTCGACTACGGACAGCCCTTCGGCGCCCGCACCGGCGCCGGCCAGGGCTCCGGACTCAGCTACGGCTGGGTCGGCCTGACGAACAGCACGCCGCTCGACCTGACCGGCAACGGCCGGGACAGGGGCACCGCCGAGCCCGACCGGCTCCTCGCGACCTTCGTGCACATGCAGCTCCCCGCCTCGTCGGCCGGCGTGAAGACCCCGGGCCGCTGGGAAATGGCCGTCCCCGACGGCACCTACACCGTGACGGTCGCGGTGGGCGACGCCACGAGCGTGGACAGCACCCACGCGCTCCAGATCGAGAACCAGAACGCTGTCGACGGCTTCGTGCCCACGTCCGCCTCCAGATACCGGACCGCCACCGTGCAGGCGGCCGTGGCGGACGGCCGGCTGACCATCAGTCCGGTCGGCGGCAGCAACACGAAGATCGCGTACGTGACCGTCGCGCCGCTCGCCGACGCCGCCGCTCATCCGGAGGTCAGGACGGTGACCCCGGCGAACACGGCGACCGGCGCGGCACCGACCGGCAGCGTCGTGGCGGACCTCAGACTGGTCGGCCCCGGCGTCGACACCGCGAGCCTCACCTCCGGCACGGTCACCCTCCAGGAATCGGTCACCGGAGCGGCCGTGCCCGCCCACGTGATCACGAGCGGCGGCGGCGACGTCATCAACCTGTCGCCGACGACCGCGCTCAAGGCGAACACCCGCTACCGCTTCACCGTCACCAGCGGCGCCCGGGACCTGGACGGGCGTGCCTTCACTCCGTGGACCTCGGTGTTCACCACCGGAGCGGGCGGCGGCACCGGCGGCATCGCCTTCGACAAGGTGGCCACGTCCGCGACGGGAAAGAGCTTCGCCTCCGTGCTGAAGGGACCCGACGGCAGGCTGTACGCGTCCACGCTGGACGGCTACATCATGCGGTACGCCATCGCCGCCGACGGCACCCTGAGCGGCGCGGAGACGATCTCGACCGTGCGCGCGGACGCGACGGCCCGCGGACTGCCGGGAGCACCCAACCGCTCCGTCATCGGGATGGCGTTCGACCCGTCCTCCACGGCGGCCGCCCCGGTGCTGTGGATCACCTCCAACACCATGTACGCGGGAGGCACACCGAACGAGCCGGACTGGTCCAGCAGCATCGCCAGGCTGAGCGGTCCGGGCCTCACCACGTACACCGAGGTGATCAGCCACCTGCCGCGTTCGGTGAAGGACCACGAGACCAACTCCCTCGCCTTCGGCCCCGACGGAGCCCTGTACGTGACGCAGGGCGCCAACAACGCCATGGGCGCCGCCGATCCGACGTGGGGCAACCGCCCCGAGCACCTGCTCAACGCCGCCGTGCTCCGGCTCGACCCGGCCAAGCTCCCGGCGTCCGGCGCGGTCGACGTGCGGACCGAGAGCCCGGGAACGTACGACCCGTTCGCCGCCGACGCGCCCCTGACCCTCTATGCGACGGGCGTGCGGAACGCCTACGACCTGGTGTGGCACACCAACGGCCACCTCTACACACCTACCAACGGGTCCGCGGCCGGGGGCAACACACCCGCCACGCCCACCCCGCTGCCCGCCGCCTGCTCCCGCCGGATCGACGCGGCGACGGCCGGTGCCTACTCGGGTCCGACCGTGCCGGGGATCACGTCCAACCCCGTGGCGGAGACCGACTACGTCTTCGACGTCAAGAAGAACCGGTACTACGGGCATCCCAACCCGGCCCGCTGCGAGTGGGTGCTGGCCGGGGGCAACCCCACGTCGGACACCACTCCCTTCGAGGTCACCGGCTACCCGGTGGGTACCCGGCCCGACCGCAATCTGGACGCGGCCGGAATGTACGACGCCGGACTGCACGCGTCCGCCGACGGGGTCGTGGAGTACCGGGGCGACGCCTTCGGCGGCGCGCTCAAGGGCACGCTCCTCGTGGTCCGTTACAGCAGCGGCCAGGACATCGAGGTGTTCGGCGTCGACGCGCAGGGGAGGTTGTCGGCGCCCACGACGGGCATCACCGGGTTCACCGGATTCCAGCAGCCGCTGGACATCACGGAGGACACGACCAAGGGCACGCTGTACGTCACGGAACAGGGCGCTTCGAAGATCACCCTGCTCAGGCCCAGGGTGACGTCGGCAGCCGGGTCGGCCGGGCACTGA
- a CDS encoding discoidin domain-containing protein: MQTRPFRRFALGRLRSTGLIALALAAVVAALLPLTGGGAATAASGAGAPDPRHPMAAPHEPVVPADAMEPTAPVLSRDGWTVSASDEETASENGRAANVLDGSTATIWHSRWSGTAAPLPHTLTVDMHRTAVVSALVYQPRTNSPNGRVGSYAIHLSADGTSWGFAVASGTLGDDATAKTLSFAAQGARYVRLTATSEAGNRGPWSSAAEINLLGDPGSPASVVDLPRTGWTATASDEEAGAAANAAANVLDGDPDTMWHSRYSGTAAPLPHSITIDMKSARDVSALTYQPRRSGANGRVGAYTVTTSTDGSTFGAPVASGTWKDDDTVKGATFSRTVSARYVRLTATTEAGGRGPWSSAAELRLSAPANPATAGSWGRITGFPLVPVATALLPNNKLLAWSAYGVDRFGGSNGYTQTAIMDLATGAVTQRRVDNTKHDMFCPGIAVLKDGRVLVTGGSNAERASLYDPATDTWSATGDMNIARGYQAMTLLSGGDAFVLGGSWSGARGGKDGEVWSAATGTWRKLSGVPVTTTMTADPAGPYRADNHQWLHATSNGRVLQLGPSKQMNWISTEGDGSVTAAGTRADSADAMNGNAVAYDIGKLLTLGGATAYENTTATRRAYTVDLNGGGTPVAARTGDMDFARAFSNSVVMPDGKVAVFGGQSYPVPFSDATSSLTPEIWDPATGQFTRMASMAVPRNYHSVANLLPDGRIFSGGGGLCGDCATNHADGAVFTPPYLLNADGTERTRPVITGTVPARVAHGATVPVTTDSAVTSFALVRAGAATHSTDNDQRRVPLTFTRNSTTSYTLSIPSDPGVALPGSYLLFALDSAGVPSKARMVTVG; encoded by the coding sequence ATGCAGACCCGACCGTTCCGGCGCTTCGCGCTCGGCAGACTCAGATCCACCGGCCTCATAGCGCTGGCGCTCGCCGCCGTCGTCGCCGCGCTCCTTCCGCTGACGGGAGGCGGCGCGGCCACCGCGGCCTCCGGCGCCGGTGCGCCCGACCCCCGCCACCCGATGGCGGCTCCGCACGAGCCCGTGGTGCCCGCGGACGCCATGGAACCGACCGCGCCCGTCCTGTCACGGGACGGCTGGACCGTCTCCGCGAGCGACGAGGAGACGGCGTCCGAGAACGGACGTGCCGCGAACGTGCTCGACGGAAGCACCGCCACCATCTGGCACAGCAGGTGGAGCGGCACCGCCGCACCGCTGCCGCACACCCTCACCGTCGACATGCACCGGACGGCCGTCGTATCCGCACTCGTCTACCAGCCGCGCACCAACAGCCCCAACGGCAGGGTGGGTTCGTACGCCATTCACCTGAGCGCAGACGGTACGAGTTGGGGATTCGCCGTCGCCTCCGGCACCCTCGGCGACGACGCGACCGCCAAGACCCTGAGCTTCGCCGCCCAGGGCGCCCGCTACGTGCGGCTCACCGCGACGAGCGAGGCCGGCAACCGCGGACCCTGGTCGTCCGCGGCCGAGATCAACCTCCTCGGCGACCCCGGCTCACCCGCCTCCGTCGTCGACCTGCCGCGGACGGGATGGACCGCGACGGCGAGCGACGAGGAAGCGGGCGCCGCGGCGAACGCCGCCGCCAACGTCCTCGACGGTGATCCGGACACCATGTGGCACAGCCGGTACTCCGGCACCGCCGCGCCGCTGCCACACAGCATCACGATCGACATGAAGAGCGCCCGCGACGTCTCGGCCCTCACCTACCAGCCGCGCCGGTCGGGCGCCAACGGCCGGGTCGGCGCCTACACCGTCACGACCAGCACGGACGGCAGCACGTTCGGGGCCCCGGTCGCGAGCGGCACATGGAAGGACGACGACACCGTCAAGGGCGCCACCTTCTCCCGTACCGTCAGCGCGCGCTACGTCCGCCTGACGGCCACCACGGAGGCGGGCGGGCGCGGGCCGTGGTCCTCGGCGGCGGAGCTCCGCCTCAGCGCCCCGGCCAACCCGGCGACCGCCGGCTCCTGGGGACGGATCACCGGCTTCCCGCTGGTTCCCGTGGCCACCGCGCTGCTGCCGAACAACAAACTGCTCGCCTGGTCCGCGTACGGCGTCGACCGCTTCGGCGGAAGCAATGGCTACACCCAGACGGCGATCATGGACCTCGCCACCGGAGCCGTCACACAACGACGCGTCGACAACACCAAGCACGACATGTTCTGCCCCGGCATCGCGGTCCTCAAGGACGGGCGCGTGTTGGTCACCGGCGGCAGCAACGCCGAACGCGCGAGCCTCTACGATCCGGCCACCGACACCTGGTCGGCCACCGGCGACATGAACATCGCCCGCGGCTACCAGGCCATGACCCTGCTCTCAGGCGGCGACGCCTTCGTCCTCGGCGGCTCCTGGAGCGGGGCCCGCGGCGGCAAGGACGGCGAGGTCTGGTCGGCGGCCACCGGTACCTGGCGCAAGCTGTCCGGCGTACCCGTGACCACCACCATGACCGCCGACCCGGCGGGCCCGTACCGCGCCGACAACCACCAGTGGTTGCACGCCACTTCGAACGGCCGCGTCCTCCAGCTGGGCCCGAGCAAACAGATGAACTGGATCTCCACCGAGGGCGACGGCTCCGTGACGGCCGCCGGTACGCGAGCCGACAGCGCGGACGCCATGAACGGCAACGCCGTCGCGTACGACATCGGCAAACTCCTCACCCTGGGCGGCGCGACCGCCTACGAGAACACGACGGCCACCCGGCGCGCGTACACCGTCGACCTCAACGGCGGAGGCACCCCGGTGGCCGCGCGCACCGGTGACATGGACTTCGCCCGCGCCTTCAGCAATAGCGTGGTCATGCCGGACGGCAAGGTCGCCGTGTTCGGCGGGCAGTCCTACCCGGTCCCGTTCAGCGACGCGACCTCCTCGCTCACACCGGAGATATGGGATCCGGCGACGGGGCAGTTCACACGTATGGCGAGCATGGCCGTGCCGCGCAACTACCACAGCGTGGCCAACCTGCTGCCCGACGGGCGCATCTTCTCCGGCGGCGGCGGTCTGTGCGGCGACTGCGCCACCAACCACGCCGACGGCGCCGTGTTCACACCGCCCTACCTGCTCAACGCCGACGGCACCGAGCGCACCCGCCCGGTCATCACCGGCACCGTGCCCGCTCGCGTCGCCCACGGTGCGACGGTCCCCGTGACCACGGACTCGGCGGTCACCTCGTTCGCCCTGGTGCGGGCGGGGGCGGCCACGCATTCCACGGACAACGACCAGCGCCGCGTACCGCTCACGTTCACCCGCAACAGCACGACGTCGTACACGCTCAGCATCCCCTCCGACCCGGGAGTGGCGCTGCCCGGCAGCTATCTGCTGTTCGCGCTCGACTCGGCCGGAGTACCGAGCAAGGCCCGGATGGTCACCGTGGGCTGA
- a CDS encoding SAM-dependent methyltransferase, with protein sequence MPMDDVNADVKSRLQTDRPHSARVWNYLLGGKDNYPVDSEVGDAILSTFPEFAAVARLQRAFLTRAVRFLTAEAGIRQFLDIGTGLPTADNTHEVAQRVAPDSRIVYVDNDPLVLAHARALLTSSPEGACSYISEDVRNPERILAEAADTLDFSRPVALTLLGIMGQLSDADRPRELVATYLEALPAGSYVALSDGINTNDALNAAVTAYNAQSANTYHLRSPEEIAAYFTGLETVDPGVVATSAWRPDDMQPAEEAVEVAYCGVARKS encoded by the coding sequence ATGCCCATGGATGATGTGAACGCTGATGTGAAGAGCAGGCTGCAGACGGACCGCCCGCACTCGGCCCGTGTCTGGAACTACCTGCTGGGCGGCAAGGACAACTACCCCGTAGACAGTGAGGTCGGCGACGCCATTCTGTCGACCTTCCCGGAATTCGCGGCCGTGGCCCGGCTGCAGCGCGCCTTCCTCACGCGTGCCGTGCGCTTCCTCACGGCCGAGGCCGGCATCAGGCAGTTCCTCGACATCGGCACCGGGCTGCCCACCGCCGACAACACCCACGAGGTGGCCCAGCGCGTCGCGCCGGACAGCAGGATCGTCTACGTCGACAATGACCCGCTCGTGCTCGCCCACGCCCGTGCCCTGCTGACGAGCAGCCCGGAAGGGGCGTGCTCGTACATATCGGAGGACGTGCGGAACCCGGAACGCATCCTGGCCGAGGCGGCGGACACCCTGGACTTCAGCCGGCCGGTCGCCCTGACCCTGCTCGGCATCATGGGGCAGCTGTCGGACGCCGACCGCCCCCGGGAACTGGTCGCCACCTACCTGGAGGCGCTGCCCGCCGGAAGCTACGTGGCCCTGAGCGACGGGATCAACACCAACGACGCGCTGAACGCGGCCGTGACCGCCTACAACGCGCAGTCGGCCAACACCTACCACTTGCGCTCGCCGGAAGAGATCGCCGCCTACTTCACCGGTCTTGAGACCGTGGACCCCGGCGTCGTCGCCACGTCGGCCTGGCGCCCGGACGACATGCAGCCCGCGGAAGAGGCCGTGGAGGTCGCGTACTGCGGTGTGGCCCGCAAGAGTTGA
- a CDS encoding ATP-grasp domain-containing protein: MKSLPRYGVPVPTPLLLCADPLRPTRCDPHFAAQAAVARSLGAGVALVDHDALLAGRAGEAVRRVPQGLGPLWYRGWMMTAEVYADLGAALEERGARLCTTAAMYRSAHELPSWYETFADVTPASAVMPCRPGLPPTAAELADLASALPPGPGVVKDFVKSRKDDWDGACHLPDLADTAAVHRVVSRFVALQEEFLTGGVVLRAFESFDRAAGEARVWWLDGERLAITAHPDTPGLLPRPDLTEIQPLVRRLGCRFVTTDVARRTDGAWRVVEVGDGQVSDLPSGIDPAAVLAPLIRRR, translated from the coding sequence ATGAAGAGCCTCCCCCGCTACGGTGTGCCGGTGCCGACTCCCCTGTTGCTCTGCGCCGACCCACTGCGACCCACCCGCTGCGATCCGCACTTCGCGGCGCAGGCCGCCGTCGCGCGCTCACTCGGGGCGGGTGTGGCCCTCGTCGATCACGACGCCCTGCTGGCGGGTCGTGCCGGTGAGGCGGTACGACGCGTTCCGCAGGGGCTCGGTCCGCTCTGGTACCGCGGGTGGATGATGACGGCCGAGGTCTACGCGGACCTCGGCGCCGCCTTGGAGGAGCGCGGCGCCCGTTTGTGCACCACGGCCGCGATGTACCGCTCGGCACACGAACTTCCCTCCTGGTACGAGACGTTCGCCGACGTCACTCCGGCCAGCGCTGTCATGCCCTGCCGCCCCGGTCTCCCGCCCACGGCCGCGGAGCTGGCGGATCTGGCCTCGGCCCTGCCTCCCGGGCCGGGCGTCGTGAAGGACTTCGTCAAGTCCCGCAAGGACGACTGGGACGGGGCGTGCCACCTCCCCGATCTCGCCGACACCGCGGCCGTGCACCGGGTCGTGAGCCGCTTCGTCGCGCTCCAGGAGGAGTTCCTCACGGGCGGCGTCGTGCTGCGCGCCTTCGAGTCGTTCGACCGTGCGGCGGGCGAGGCTCGCGTGTGGTGGCTGGACGGGGAGCGTCTCGCGATCACGGCACACCCCGACACTCCCGGACTCCTGCCGCGTCCCGACCTGACGGAGATCCAGCCGCTCGTACGCCGGCTGGGCTGCCGTTTCGTCACCACCGACGTCGCTCGCCGGACGGACGGTGCCTGGCGGGTGGTCGAGGTGGGCGACGGCCAGGTCAGCGACCTGCCGTCCGGCATCGACCCGGCCGCGGTTCTGGCCCCGCTGATCCGTCGACGCTGA